Proteins found in one Lysinibacillus fusiformis genomic segment:
- a CDS encoding gamma carbonic anhydrase, with amino-acid sequence MIYPFKDKMPKIDPSVFIADYATVTGDVTIGAETTIWFNTVIRGDVSPTIIGKRVSIQDLCCLHQSPKYPLIIEDEVTVGHQVTLHSCTIRKNALIGMGSIILDGAEIGEGAFIGAGSLVPPGKVIPPNSLALGRPAKVVRELNAEDKEDMERIVREYAEKGQYYKSLQK; translated from the coding sequence ATGATTTATCCATTTAAAGATAAAATGCCAAAGATCGATCCGTCTGTTTTCATTGCTGATTACGCAACTGTTACGGGCGACGTAACAATTGGTGCCGAAACCACTATTTGGTTTAATACGGTTATTCGTGGTGATGTTTCCCCAACGATTATTGGTAAACGTGTCAGTATCCAGGATCTTTGCTGCTTACACCAAAGCCCAAAATATCCACTCATTATTGAAGATGAGGTAACAGTTGGACACCAAGTCACTTTACATAGTTGTACAATTCGCAAAAATGCCTTAATTGGTATGGGTTCCATTATTTTAGACGGAGCTGAGATTGGAGAAGGTGCATTTATTGGAGCAGGAAGCCTAGTACCTCCTGGTAAAGTCATTCCTCCGAATAGTTTAGCATTAGGTCGTCCAGCAAAAGTTGTCCGTGAATTAAATGCAGAAGATAAAGAGGATATGGAACGCATCGTACGAGAATACGCAGAAAAAGGTCAATACTATAAATCGCTTCAGAAATAA
- the metK gene encoding methionine adenosyltransferase, giving the protein MTNRRLFTSESVTEGHPDKICDQISDAILDAILAEDPNARVACETTVTTGLVLVAGEITTSTYVDIKGIVRDTVAEIGYTRGKYGFDAENLAVLVAIGEQSPDIAQGVDQALEAREGSMTDADIEAIGAGDQGLMFGYACNETPELMPLPISLAHKLARRLTEVRKSGELAYLRPDGKTQVTIEYDDNNVPVRVDTIVISTQHDEEATLEQIQADLKEFVIAPVVPSELLDANTKYFINPTGRFVIGGPKGDAGLTGRKIIVDTYGGYARHGGGAFSGKDATKVDRSAAYAARYVAKNIVAAGLAERAEVQLAYAIGVAQPVSIAVDTFGTGKAKESEIVEWVRELFDLRPAGIIKMLDLRRPIYKQTAAYGHFGRTDLNVPWEQIDKADALREKARL; this is encoded by the coding sequence ATGACAAACCGTCGACTGTTTACATCAGAGAGTGTAACAGAAGGACATCCAGATAAGATTTGTGACCAAATCTCGGATGCCATTTTAGATGCTATTTTAGCAGAAGATCCAAATGCACGTGTAGCGTGTGAAACAACTGTAACAACAGGGTTAGTATTAGTAGCAGGAGAAATTACTACCTCTACTTACGTAGATATTAAAGGTATTGTTCGTGACACTGTGGCAGAAATAGGCTACACACGAGGTAAATATGGCTTTGATGCTGAAAACTTAGCGGTGCTTGTGGCGATTGGTGAACAATCACCTGATATTGCACAAGGTGTTGATCAAGCATTAGAGGCACGTGAAGGCTCTATGACAGATGCGGATATTGAAGCAATAGGTGCTGGTGACCAAGGCTTAATGTTTGGCTATGCATGTAATGAAACACCAGAGCTAATGCCATTACCAATTAGCTTAGCACACAAATTAGCACGCCGTTTAACAGAAGTACGTAAATCAGGTGAACTTGCCTATTTACGTCCTGATGGGAAAACGCAAGTAACGATTGAATATGATGACAATAATGTACCCGTTCGCGTGGATACAATTGTTATTTCAACACAGCATGATGAAGAAGCAACACTCGAACAAATTCAAGCGGATTTAAAAGAATTTGTTATTGCTCCAGTCGTGCCAAGTGAATTATTAGATGCTAACACGAAATACTTCATCAACCCAACTGGCCGTTTCGTAATCGGTGGGCCAAAAGGAGATGCTGGTTTAACAGGACGTAAAATCATTGTTGATACATACGGTGGTTATGCACGTCACGGTGGTGGTGCATTCTCTGGTAAGGATGCAACAAAGGTAGACCGTTCAGCTGCATATGCGGCACGTTATGTAGCGAAAAATATCGTAGCAGCGGGCTTAGCAGAACGTGCTGAAGTACAACTTGCCTATGCAATTGGCGTAGCTCAACCTGTTTCTATTGCGGTAGATACATTTGGTACAGGTAAAGCGAAAGAAAGTGAGATCGTAGAATGGGTACGCGAGCTATTCGATTTACGCCCAGCAGGTATCATTAAAATGCTTGATTTACGTCGTCCAATTTATAAACAAACGGCTGCGTATGGACATTTTGGTCGTACAGATTTAAATGTACCATGGGAACAAATTGATAAAGCAGATGCACTACGAGAAAAAGCACGTTTATAA
- the pckA gene encoding phosphoenolpyruvate carboxykinase (ATP), translating to MNSVEIANELKELLNGGNINVQLSVPQLAEKATSRGEAMLTVDGAVRAETGKYTGRSPKDKYTVEEESTKDQIDWGKVNQPISSEVFDNLYVKVIKYLKERDELFVFKGFAGADKDSQLSIQVINEYAWHNLFAHQLFIRPTADELASHVADFTVISAPNFKADPAVDGTASETFIIVSLEKKIILIGGTEYAGEMKKSIFGIMNYLLPQQGILSMHCSANVGEAGDVALFFGLSGTGKTTLSADPDRKLIGDDEHGWSANGVFNIEGGCYAKTINLSAEKEPEIYNAIRFGSVLENVAVDPETRICDYDDGSLTENTRVAYPIQYIENIVDPSVAGHPKTIIFLTADAFGVLPPISKLTKEQAMYHFLSGFTSKLAGTERGVTEPEPVFSTCFGSPFLPLPATVYAEMLGQKIDEHGAQVFLVNTGWTGGEYGTGSRMKLSYTRTMVRAAIDGKLAGVETTQDAVFGLHIPTAVEGVPSEVLNPREAWADKAAYDAKAAELAGLFNENFKKFSNVSEAITTLGGPLK from the coding sequence ATGAATTCAGTAGAAATTGCAAACGAACTGAAGGAATTATTAAACGGCGGTAACATTAATGTTCAACTTTCAGTACCACAATTAGCAGAAAAAGCTACCTCTCGTGGTGAAGCAATGTTAACAGTAGATGGCGCAGTTCGTGCAGAAACTGGCAAATACACTGGTCGTTCACCTAAAGATAAATATACGGTAGAAGAAGAAAGCACAAAAGATCAAATTGACTGGGGTAAAGTCAACCAACCAATCTCCTCTGAAGTGTTCGATAACCTATACGTAAAAGTAATAAAATATTTAAAAGAACGTGACGAGTTATTCGTATTCAAAGGCTTTGCAGGTGCTGACAAAGATTCACAATTAAGCATTCAAGTCATTAATGAATACGCTTGGCACAATCTTTTTGCTCATCAATTATTTATCCGTCCAACAGCAGATGAATTAGCTTCTCATGTTGCCGACTTCACTGTCATCTCAGCTCCTAACTTTAAAGCAGATCCTGCGGTTGATGGTACTGCTTCTGAAACATTCATCATCGTATCACTTGAAAAGAAAATTATCTTAATTGGTGGTACTGAATATGCTGGTGAAATGAAAAAATCTATCTTCGGTATCATGAACTACTTATTACCACAACAAGGTATTCTTTCAATGCACTGCTCAGCAAACGTTGGTGAAGCTGGCGATGTGGCATTATTCTTCGGTCTATCTGGTACTGGTAAAACGACATTATCAGCTGATCCAGATCGTAAGCTAATCGGTGACGATGAACACGGTTGGTCTGCTAATGGTGTGTTCAACATTGAGGGTGGTTGCTATGCAAAAACAATCAACCTTTCTGCTGAAAAAGAACCAGAAATCTACAATGCAATCCGCTTCGGCTCTGTTTTAGAAAACGTAGCTGTTGATCCAGAAACTCGTATTTGTGACTATGATGATGGTTCACTAACAGAAAATACACGTGTAGCTTATCCAATCCAATACATCGAAAATATTGTTGATCCTTCTGTTGCAGGTCATCCAAAAACAATCATCTTCCTAACAGCTGATGCATTTGGCGTGTTACCTCCAATCAGTAAATTAACAAAAGAGCAAGCAATGTATCACTTCCTAAGTGGTTTCACTTCTAAACTTGCTGGAACTGAACGTGGTGTTACTGAGCCAGAACCAGTATTCTCTACTTGCTTCGGTTCACCATTCCTTCCACTTCCTGCAACAGTATACGCAGAAATGTTAGGACAAAAAATTGACGAGCACGGCGCACAAGTATTCCTAGTGAACACTGGTTGGACTGGTGGCGAATATGGTACAGGTAGCCGTATGAAACTTTCTTACACACGTACAATGGTACGTGCAGCAATCGATGGTAAATTAGCAGGTGTTGAAACGACACAAGATGCTGTGTTTGGTTTACACATTCCAACAGCGGTTGAAGGTGTACCTTCAGAAGTGTTAAACCCTCGTGAAGCTTGGGCAGATAAAGCTGCATATGATGCAAAAGCTGCTGAGCTTGCAGGCTTATTCAACGAAAACTTCAAGAAATTCTCAAACGTTTCTGAAGCCATCACTACACTTGGTGGCCCATTAAAATAA
- a CDS encoding alpha/beta hydrolase family protein, with translation MTYNGEIVEKRAYPSPNPAIRLTEITYLSQGLRIKGLLAEPKTEGTYDGFLYLRGGMQSIGMVRPSRIAQFAAQGFIVFAPYYRGNRGGEGRDEFAGADRYDAVYAVDVLKQYCNDNIHVFGFSRGGIMALWTAILRKDITSVVTWAGVSDATATYWERTDMRRMMKRIIGGTPNRVPEAYDARTPLFEIEQITAPVLIIHGYRDENVDIEHARQLAFFLEDANKSFETWYDLNYAHQYPPAKNRETVRALCKWMKQQ, from the coding sequence GTGACATACAATGGTGAAATTGTGGAAAAACGTGCCTATCCCTCACCCAATCCAGCCATACGACTAACAGAAATAACCTATCTATCACAGGGCTTACGTATAAAAGGATTATTAGCGGAACCAAAGACAGAAGGTACATATGATGGCTTTTTATATTTAAGAGGTGGCATGCAAAGCATTGGAATGGTAAGACCCTCTCGTATTGCCCAATTTGCGGCGCAGGGCTTTATCGTCTTTGCCCCATACTATCGTGGAAATCGTGGTGGAGAGGGTCGAGACGAGTTTGCAGGGGCAGATCGTTATGATGCTGTCTATGCCGTAGATGTACTCAAGCAATACTGTAATGACAATATCCATGTTTTTGGCTTTTCTCGTGGGGGAATTATGGCTCTTTGGACAGCCATTTTAAGAAAAGATATTACTTCTGTTGTGACATGGGCAGGTGTTTCGGATGCAACGGCCACTTATTGGGAACGCACAGATATGCGAAGGATGATGAAGCGCATTATTGGAGGAACACCGAATCGTGTCCCAGAAGCGTATGATGCGCGAACGCCACTATTTGAGATAGAGCAGATAACAGCCCCTGTACTGATCATTCATGGCTATCGTGATGAAAATGTGGATATAGAACATGCCAGACAGTTGGCATTTTTTTTAGAGGATGCAAATAAATCATTCGAAACGTGGTATGATCTTAACTACGCACATCAATATCCACCAGCAAAAAATCGTGAAACTGTTCGTGCTCTTTGCAAGTGGATGAAACAACAATAA
- a CDS encoding NUDIX domain-containing protein, with protein sequence MLTFTDLHGLQVDLSFTRGEFKVEPKHVLVLLKHENKWLCTVHKRRGVEVPGGKLEEGETLEEAAIREVFEETGVHVKNLQWFAEYAVHDEIVFCKTVFTAQFLVQEDIEFDLETSGMLWLTDEEFTQHPNLSFHMKDEGMKKMLEELKDRDIQW encoded by the coding sequence ATGTTAACATTTACAGATTTACATGGCCTACAAGTAGATTTGAGTTTTACAAGAGGCGAATTTAAAGTAGAACCTAAACACGTCCTTGTCCTTTTAAAGCATGAAAATAAATGGTTATGTACGGTTCATAAACGACGTGGTGTAGAAGTACCAGGGGGGAAATTAGAAGAGGGCGAAACATTAGAGGAGGCGGCGATTCGAGAAGTTTTTGAAGAAACGGGTGTTCATGTGAAAAATCTTCAATGGTTCGCAGAGTATGCAGTGCATGATGAAATCGTTTTTTGTAAAACCGTTTTCACTGCACAATTTTTAGTGCAAGAGGACATAGAATTTGATTTAGAAACGTCAGGCATGCTTTGGTTAACAGATGAAGAATTTACCCAGCATCCTAACTTGAGTTTTCATATGAAGGATGAGGGGATGAAGAAAATGCTGGAGGAGTTGAAAGACCGTGACATACAATGGTGA
- a CDS encoding aminopeptidase, which yields MQHLHDIALNVLKGNLNVQSSESLLILTDSHKQDIAKIFYEAGLSITANTMLMVMPLLDKSGQEPIHAVSELMANADVTLCITSHSLTHTMARKYACEKGGRVATMPGVTLEMLEQGALHADAQEIEAMVEKYVLLLDTAKDIRIVKDGHELTFSVEGRLGIRSTGVIRQPGEYGNIPSGESYIAPIETSANGEILVDGSIANIGVLKEPLLLKIKNGRLEEAVGPDGPHLLALLGEGNGRIIAEFGIGANKSAILCGNVLEDEKVYGTIHIAFGSNAPFGGANASDVHIDCVVKSPIVYFDGQQVI from the coding sequence ATGCAGCATTTACATGACATTGCACTAAATGTTTTAAAAGGCAATTTAAATGTTCAATCATCAGAGTCACTATTAATTTTGACAGATAGTCATAAACAAGACATCGCAAAAATCTTTTATGAAGCTGGACTGTCAATTACAGCAAATACAATGCTCATGGTGATGCCCTTGTTAGACAAATCTGGACAGGAGCCCATCCATGCAGTTTCTGAGCTTATGGCGAATGCGGATGTTACACTTTGTATTACCTCCCACTCCTTAACACATACAATGGCTCGTAAATATGCCTGTGAAAAGGGCGGACGTGTAGCGACAATGCCAGGTGTGACATTGGAGATGCTGGAGCAAGGTGCCCTTCATGCAGATGCACAGGAGATTGAAGCCATGGTAGAAAAATATGTCCTTTTACTTGATACGGCAAAAGATATTCGCATTGTCAAGGATGGCCATGAGCTGACATTTAGTGTAGAAGGCCGTTTAGGAATTCGCTCCACAGGTGTTATTCGTCAACCTGGTGAGTACGGGAATATTCCTTCAGGAGAATCATATATTGCGCCAATTGAAACATCTGCAAATGGAGAGATTTTAGTAGATGGTTCTATTGCTAATATCGGTGTCTTAAAGGAGCCATTATTATTAAAAATTAAGAATGGTCGTTTAGAAGAAGCAGTTGGTCCTGATGGTCCACATCTACTGGCCTTACTTGGTGAAGGAAATGGTAGAATCATTGCAGAATTTGGCATCGGAGCCAATAAAAGTGCCATCCTATGTGGCAATGTACTAGAGGATGAGAAGGTATATGGGACAATCCATATTGCTTTTGGCAGTAATGCGCCATTCGGTGGAGCAAATGCGTCAGATGTTCATATCGACTGTGTTGTGAAAAGCCCTATCGTCTACTTTGACGGTCAGCAAGTAATTTAA
- a CDS encoding IclR family transcriptional regulator, which produces MLKTLNLSIAVLKMFTKEKPTWGGRELALAMNMNHTNLYRILETFENNGFITKDPITKKYSLGIALWEIGMNMYDSLNIDQLCMPVLDKLKDVTGETAIFTVLNGLEALTLLKAEPVNKVKFTVSRGSRSPLYVGASYRSMLAFLNEEQIAKVIDEPLTAYTNNTMTDATEIRAELEKIRSCGYALSNSEYSVDVLALAMPIFNSEEQVVASITVSGPIYRFTEQRVPEFLGPLTEARNEIEGIIRRYHLNFN; this is translated from the coding sequence ATGCTAAAGACATTAAATTTATCAATTGCGGTTTTAAAAATGTTTACAAAGGAAAAGCCAACATGGGGTGGACGAGAGTTAGCACTGGCGATGAATATGAATCATACAAATTTATATCGCATTCTTGAAACCTTCGAAAATAATGGGTTTATTACAAAAGATCCTATAACGAAAAAATATTCACTTGGTATAGCATTATGGGAAATAGGTATGAATATGTATGATTCATTAAACATAGATCAGCTATGTATGCCAGTTCTTGATAAATTAAAGGATGTCACTGGCGAAACAGCCATTTTTACCGTACTGAATGGACTGGAAGCGTTAACATTACTAAAAGCAGAACCTGTAAATAAGGTGAAATTTACAGTTTCAAGAGGAAGTAGATCGCCACTTTATGTAGGAGCATCTTATCGTTCGATGCTTGCTTTTTTAAATGAAGAGCAAATTGCAAAGGTCATAGATGAACCGTTAACAGCTTATACGAATAATACGATGACAGATGCTACAGAAATACGGGCAGAGCTAGAAAAAATTCGATCATGCGGCTATGCCCTTAGTAATAGTGAGTATTCTGTTGATGTATTGGCGCTAGCTATGCCTATATTCAATAGTGAGGAACAGGTCGTAGCATCTATTACCGTTTCTGGACCAATCTATCGTTTTACAGAGCAACGTGTTCCAGAGTTTTTGGGACCTCTGACAGAAGCTAGAAATGAAATAGAAGGAATTATTCGTAGATATCATTTGAATTTTAATTAA
- a CDS encoding M20 family metallopeptidase, with product MNDLQALKAQLVDAVENHQDELIAFCSKLIQIPSVNPPGDTTEITAFIENYLNDVGITYQKYEAADKMFNLVASIGNGEGKELVYCGHTDVVPVGDLSKWDFDPFSGEVKDGWMLGRGASDMKAGLAGIIFATKLLKKLNIELPGKLTLAIVPDEETGGEFGVPWLLERGYVQGDGCLIAEPSSPLNPTIGQKGSYWFELEVRGEPGHGSLSPLAGRNAIVDAIRAIQEIRTLWDVEITIPEEVQPLIEVSKKYMREVEKDRLKYQEVLEKITVNIGTIEGGTKSNVIPDYCKVQVDCRLPFGITQEEVTEILTNKLDGLAIDYSIQRFGFKSVANYTPAENPVCQSIVENISYVTGQEAYGVMQWASSDARHFRQYDIPVLQYGPAYLPSIHGYNEKVRVEDIVRCAKVYITAAVDFLYQK from the coding sequence ATGAATGATTTACAAGCACTTAAAGCTCAATTAGTAGATGCAGTTGAAAATCATCAAGATGAATTGATAGCGTTTTGCTCGAAACTTATTCAAATTCCTAGTGTCAATCCTCCGGGGGATACGACTGAAATAACAGCTTTTATCGAAAACTATTTAAATGATGTTGGCATTACTTATCAAAAATATGAAGCTGCAGATAAAATGTTTAATTTAGTAGCTTCCATTGGGAATGGTGAAGGAAAGGAACTCGTTTATTGTGGTCATACAGATGTTGTTCCTGTCGGTGATTTATCAAAATGGGATTTTGATCCGTTTTCAGGAGAAGTGAAGGATGGCTGGATGCTTGGCCGTGGAGCAAGTGATATGAAAGCCGGTTTAGCGGGTATTATTTTTGCAACAAAGCTATTAAAGAAACTGAACATTGAACTACCAGGGAAATTAACTTTGGCGATTGTACCAGATGAAGAAACGGGCGGCGAGTTTGGTGTTCCTTGGCTGTTAGAGCGCGGCTATGTGCAGGGAGATGGTTGTTTAATCGCTGAGCCATCTTCACCTTTAAATCCAACAATTGGACAAAAGGGCTCCTACTGGTTTGAATTAGAAGTGCGTGGGGAACCTGGACATGGAAGTCTATCACCTTTGGCTGGACGAAATGCCATTGTCGATGCTATTCGAGCTATTCAAGAGATTCGTACACTATGGGATGTAGAAATTACGATTCCAGAAGAGGTACAGCCACTTATCGAGGTATCAAAAAAATACATGCGTGAAGTGGAGAAAGATCGCTTGAAATATCAAGAAGTTTTAGAGAAAATTACTGTAAATATTGGTACAATTGAGGGAGGTACGAAGTCCAACGTAATCCCAGATTACTGTAAGGTTCAAGTCGATTGTCGCTTACCATTTGGTATTACACAAGAAGAGGTAACAGAAATCTTGACAAATAAACTAGATGGTTTGGCTATCGATTATTCGATCCAACGTTTTGGCTTCAAAAGTGTAGCCAATTATACGCCTGCTGAAAATCCTGTGTGCCAATCGATAGTGGAAAATATTTCGTACGTCACAGGGCAAGAGGCATATGGTGTCATGCAATGGGCAAGCAGTGATGCTCGTCATTTCAGACAATACGATATTCCTGTATTGCAATACGGCCCAGCTTATTTACCAAGTATTCATGGTTATAATGAAAAAGTGCGTGTTGAGGATATCGTACGCTGTGCAAAAGTTTATATAACTGCTGCTGTTGATTTCCTATATCAAAAGTAA
- a CDS encoding DUF1177 domain-containing protein — MSLKHVIELYEVMDSIYVNGATIKEYLHNIDSTADVKVKTIQGESGSTDFVRVLVKGKNGKSSGGNAPTLGIIGRLGGIGARPEMTGFVSDGDGALACLAGAAKAIDMALKGDQLEGDVIFSTHICPTAPTLPHEPVPFMNSPVDISVMNENEVEDTMDAILSIDTTKGNQVCNHKGFAITPTVKEGYILKISDDLLQVYTQSAGISPVVLPITMQDITPYGNGLFHINSILQPAVATSSPVVGVAITTESVVAGCATGATHVTDVENVVRFVLEVAKTYGANKCSFFDETQFTHMKGLYGSMSHLQTKGNEVHTHE, encoded by the coding sequence ATGTCATTGAAGCATGTTATTGAATTATACGAGGTAATGGATAGTATTTATGTAAACGGAGCCACGATTAAAGAATATTTACACAATATTGATTCCACAGCAGATGTCAAGGTAAAAACTATTCAAGGCGAAAGCGGCTCAACTGATTTTGTTCGCGTCCTCGTGAAAGGAAAGAACGGCAAATCCTCAGGCGGGAATGCACCTACATTAGGAATTATTGGACGCTTAGGTGGTATTGGGGCGCGTCCTGAAATGACAGGCTTTGTATCAGATGGAGATGGCGCACTGGCATGTTTGGCAGGGGCAGCAAAAGCTATTGATATGGCCTTAAAGGGTGATCAATTAGAGGGTGACGTTATTTTCTCCACACATATTTGTCCAACAGCTCCAACCTTACCACATGAGCCAGTGCCATTTATGAACTCTCCAGTGGATATTAGTGTCATGAACGAAAATGAAGTAGAAGATACAATGGATGCTATTCTATCCATTGATACAACAAAAGGCAATCAAGTATGTAACCATAAAGGATTTGCTATTACGCCAACAGTCAAAGAAGGTTACATATTAAAAATTAGTGATGATTTATTGCAAGTGTATACACAATCAGCTGGCATTTCTCCAGTTGTTCTACCGATTACGATGCAAGACATTACACCATATGGTAATGGTTTATTCCATATCAATAGTATTTTACAACCGGCTGTTGCAACATCTAGCCCTGTTGTAGGTGTAGCGATTACAACTGAATCTGTTGTGGCAGGCTGTGCAACAGGTGCAACGCATGTCACGGATGTAGAAAATGTTGTGCGATTTGTATTAGAGGTAGCAAAAACTTATGGTGCTAATAAATGCTCTTTCTTTGATGAAACACAATTTACACATATGAAAGGCTTATATGGTAGCATGAGTCACTTACAAACGAAAGGAAACGAGGTACACACACATGAATGA
- a CDS encoding ABC transporter ATP-binding protein gives MQQHNELVLKVSNLKKHFPIKSSIPFKKSTQFVKAVDGVSFELYKGETLGIVGESGCGKSTVARLINQLISPTEGMVEFKGTDLASLNTKDIRVARKSIQMVFQNPYASLDPRKTIEYLIAEPLVIHGIGDDASRKKRVIELLETVGLSAYHAKRHPHEFSGGQRQRINIARALALNPDIVVCDEPVSALDVSVQAQVINLLKDLQKEFGLTYIFISHDLNVVNYMCDRIAVMYLGKIVEIGTYKEIYENPQHPYTQALLSAIPKENPFDKKERIILSGDVPSPVNPPSGCAFHKRCRFATEKCADVQPTLDTVTATHQVSCHLFTSIQQEVSSI, from the coding sequence ATGCAACAGCACAATGAACTTGTCTTAAAGGTAAGTAATTTAAAAAAGCACTTTCCCATTAAAAGTTCAATTCCTTTTAAAAAATCAACACAATTTGTGAAAGCGGTAGATGGTGTAAGTTTTGAATTATATAAAGGGGAGACACTGGGGATTGTGGGCGAATCGGGTTGTGGTAAATCGACGGTTGCTCGTTTAATCAACCAGCTAATCTCACCAACAGAGGGAATGGTTGAATTTAAGGGGACAGATTTAGCAAGCTTAAATACAAAAGATATCCGCGTTGCTCGAAAATCCATACAAATGGTTTTCCAAAATCCTTATGCATCACTCGATCCTCGGAAAACGATTGAATACCTTATTGCTGAGCCACTAGTTATCCATGGTATTGGTGATGATGCATCACGTAAAAAGCGTGTTATTGAATTACTTGAAACAGTTGGATTAAGTGCATACCATGCAAAGCGCCATCCACATGAGTTTTCTGGTGGACAAAGACAACGCATTAATATTGCTCGGGCCCTTGCACTCAATCCAGATATTGTTGTATGTGATGAACCTGTTTCAGCATTAGATGTCTCTGTACAGGCACAGGTGATCAATCTATTAAAAGATTTACAGAAAGAATTCGGCTTAACCTATATTTTTATTTCACATGATTTAAATGTCGTGAACTACATGTGTGATCGGATTGCCGTCATGTATTTAGGGAAAATAGTGGAAATTGGCACATACAAGGAAATATATGAAAACCCTCAACATCCCTATACACAAGCCTTGTTATCAGCCATTCCTAAGGAAAATCCTTTTGATAAAAAGGAACGCATTATTTTATCTGGCGATGTTCCAAGCCCAGTAAATCCTCCTAGTGGCTGTGCATTCCATAAGCGTTGTCGTTTCGCTACAGAAAAATGTGCAGACGTTCAACCGACACTTGATACAGTAACAGCTACACATCAAGTATCATGTCATTTATTTACGTCAATACAGCAAGAAGTATCATCGATTTAA
- a CDS encoding ABC transporter ATP-binding protein, translating into MTERLLDVENLTVEFKSGGSTMKAVNGVNLQLNKKETLGIVGESGSGKSVTATALMRLIPSPPGKITNGKILFNGRDLIGISEKEMRNVRGNDISMIFQDPITSLNPVLTVGNQIIEVIQAHETISKKDAAIKAVDMLKMVGIPEPEKRLKMYPHEFSGGMRQRVMIAIALACNPKLLIADEPTTALDVTVQAQILDLMKKLQQEHDTAIIMITHDLGVVWELCDKVNVMYAGRTVESTTTRQLYEKPLHPYTWGLLESQITMGTQEQQRLPAIPGSPPDLTMPHSGCHFSARCPLATDICRSTVPDLVEVQDNHFVACHLQAKDRIVARKEGIFNATAQ; encoded by the coding sequence ATGACTGAACGTTTACTAGATGTAGAAAACTTAACAGTAGAATTTAAAAGTGGCGGCTCTACAATGAAAGCTGTTAATGGAGTAAATTTACAATTAAATAAGAAGGAAACACTAGGTATTGTGGGAGAGTCAGGATCAGGAAAAAGTGTGACAGCCACTGCTCTCATGCGTTTAATTCCATCTCCGCCAGGAAAAATAACGAATGGAAAAATTCTATTTAATGGCCGCGATTTAATAGGAATTTCTGAAAAGGAAATGCGCAATGTGCGAGGCAATGACATATCAATGATTTTCCAAGATCCAATTACAAGTTTGAATCCTGTATTAACGGTGGGCAATCAAATTATTGAAGTCATTCAAGCACATGAAACAATATCGAAGAAAGATGCAGCTATCAAAGCCGTTGATATGTTAAAAATGGTTGGTATTCCTGAGCCAGAGAAACGATTAAAAATGTATCCTCACGAATTTTCAGGAGGAATGCGTCAGCGTGTCATGATTGCTATTGCCCTTGCTTGTAACCCGAAACTACTCATTGCCGATGAGCCAACAACTGCACTGGATGTCACTGTACAAGCTCAAATTCTTGATTTAATGAAAAAGTTACAACAAGAACACGATACAGCCATCATTATGATTACGCACGATTTAGGTGTGGTTTGGGAACTATGTGACAAAGTAAATGTTATGTATGCAGGTCGTACAGTAGAGTCTACTACAACAAGACAGCTCTATGAAAAACCGTTACATCCCTATACGTGGGGATTATTAGAGTCTCAAATTACAATGGGGACACAAGAGCAACAAAGGTTGCCAGCCATTCCAGGTAGCCCGCCAGATTTAACGATGCCACATAGTGGTTGTCACTTCTCAGCACGCTGCCCTTTAGCAACAGATATTTGTCGTAGTACGGTGCCTGATTTAGTGGAAGTACAGGACAACCATTTTGTAGCCTGTCATTTACAAGCAAAAGATCGAATTGTCGCAAGGAAGGAGGGAATTTTTAATGCAACAGCACAATGA